One window of the Canis aureus isolate CA01 chromosome 1, VMU_Caureus_v.1.0, whole genome shotgun sequence genome contains the following:
- the LOC144324726 gene encoding LOW QUALITY PROTEIN: uncharacterized protein LOC144324726 (The sequence of the model RefSeq protein was modified relative to this genomic sequence to represent the inferred CDS: inserted 2 bases in 1 codon; substituted 3 bases at 3 genomic stop codons), which produces MQLGLLHGDLVRELARGRGGRSRDGGVSAISSRDTQSLLSKPSIEASFQRVSMGRLKNNTIENLHFMTDWDNDGESQGHQRHHEGHNQTETSAHNKNLPAQNGEGYRTFSVTSLFKSAISTKQCVSENKNSNQMFKLTYLGNDNSLENLGSYLVHAENNYLNHCEKRIGLTIQSNISTNQRFKNEEQSAKQDPFERCFTKESTLQNYQSLFNGDRVAQCSESEKTFNQGSNVSQCVRTQLLGNHHEGSKCGEVFYQNSNLSTQSSMNTGENPHNECVSALSQSSNVDDQQRIYVGKKPFRCNQPGNIFCQASRLNIHKTVHSGEKSDICKECGKDFDLDSGLPQRHGTRTGEKPYKCEECGKTFKVCLTLNRHRRIHTGDKLYKCEECGKAFTQHSTLTQHHTIHTGEKPHKCEECGKTFTRRSYLTQHHRIHTGEKPYKCKECGRAFNTRSVLILHHRIHTGEKPYKCKTCSKAFNQRSLLSKHLRIHITGERYKCKECGTAFTQHWSLIQHHRMHTGGKPHKCAECGKTFTRHSYLTQHHRIHTGEKPYKCKECGNAFYTHSCLIQHHRIHTGEKPYKCKECGKAFHHHSSLTKHHRIHSEEKPYKCKECGRAFTQYSTLTQHHRIHTGEKPYKCEECGKTFNRPSYLTQHHRIHTGEKPYKCKECTKSFHHHSSLTKHNRIHTEEKPYKCEECGRAFTQYSTLTQHHRIHTGEKPHKCGECGKTFTRHSHLTQHHRIHTGEKPHKCEECGKTFARHSHLTQHHRIHTGEKPHKCGECGKTFTRHSYLTQHHRIHTGEKPHKCGECGKTFTRHSYLTQHHRIHTKEKPYKCKECGKVFSHHSSLSHHHRIHTGEKXCKCKKCGKAFNQHSSLTXHHRIHTGEKPYXXKECGQAFTQHSHLTSHHRIHTREKP; this is translated from the exons ccATATCTTCTCGTGACACCCAGAGCTTGCTGTCAAAGCCAAGCATCGAAGCTTCTTTCCAAAGAGTGTCAATgggtagattaaaaaataataccattgAGAATTTACACTTCATGACAGACTGGGACAATGATGGAGAGAGTCAAGGGCATCAAAGGCATCATGAAGGACACAACCAAACTGAGACTTCTGCCCATAATAAGAATCTCCCTGCCCAAAATGGTGAaggatatagaacattttctGTAACCTCCCTTTTTAAGTCTGCTATTTCCACAAAGCAGTgtgtttctgaaaacaaaaactcaaatcaAATGTTCAAACTTACATATTTAGGGAACGACAATAGTTTGGAAAATCTGGGAAGTTACCTAGTCCatgctgaaaataattatttgaaccATTGTGAAAAAAGAATTGGATTGACTATTCAGTCAAATATTTCTACaaatcagagatttaaaaatgaagaacaaagtgCTAAACAGGATCCATTTGAGAGGTGTTTCACTAAGGAGTCGACCCTACAAAATTACCAGAGCCTTTTCAATGGAGACAGAGTTGCTCAATGCAGTGAATCTGAGAAAACATTTAACCAGGGCTCCAATGTTAGTCAATGTGTGAGGACTCAGCTTCTAGGGAACCATCATGAGGGTAGTAAATGTGGGGAAGTCTTTTATCAAAACTCTAACCTTAGTACACAAAGTAGTATGAATACAGGAGAGAATCCTCATAATGAATGTGTGAGTGCTCTTAGCCAGTCCTCCAATGTTGATGATCAACAGAGAATTTATGTGGGAAAAAAACCATTCAGGTGTAATCAACCTGGGAACATCTTTTGTCAAGCATCAAGGCTAAATATACATAAGACAGTCCATAGTGGAGAGAAAAGTGACATTTGTAAGGAATGTGGCAAAGATTTTGACTTGGACTCAGGACTACCTCAACGTCACGGTACACGTACTGGAGAGAAACCGTACAAATGTGAAGAATGTGGTAAAACCTTTAAAGTCTGCTTAACCCTAAATAGACATAGGCGCATCCATACTGGAGACAAACTTTACAAATGTGaagaatgtggcaaggcctttaCACAGCACTCAACCCTTACTCAACATCACAcaattcatactggtgagaaacctcACAAATGTGAGGAATGTGGCAAGACCTTTACAAGGCGTTCATATCttactcaacatcacagaattcacactggagagaaaccttacaaatgtaaagaatgtggcagGGCCTTTAACACTCGTTCAGTTCTTATTCTACATCatagaattcatactggagagaaaccttacaaatgtaaaaCATGTAGCAAAGCCTTTAACCAGCGCTCACTCCTTTCTAAACATTTGAGAATTCATATTACAGGAGAACGttacaaatgtaaagaatgtggcacGGCCTTTACACAGCACTGGAGCCTTATTCAACATCACAGAATGCATACTGGCGGAAAACCTCACAAATGTGCGGAATGTGGCAAGACCTTTACTAGGCATTCATATCttactcaacatcacagaattcacactggagagaaaccttacaaatgtaaagaatgtggcaatGCCTTTTACACTCATTCATGTCTTAttcaacatcacagaattcatactggagagaaaccttacaaatgtaaggaatgtggcaaGGCGTTTCACCATCATTCAAGCCTTACTAAACATCACAGAATTCATTCTGaagagaaaccttacaaatgtaaggaatgtggcaGGGCTTTTACACAGTACTCGACCCttactcaacatcacagaattcatactggcgagaaaccttacaaatgtgaGGAATGTGGCAAGACCTTTAATAGGCCTTCATATCttactcaacatcacagaattcacactggagagaaaccttacaaatgtaagGAATGTACCAAGTCCTTTCACCATCATTCAAGCCTTACTAAACATAACAGAATTCATACTGaagagaaaccttacaaatgtgaAGAATGTGGCAGGGCCTTTACACAGTACTCGACTCttactcaacatcacagaattcatactgGCGAGAAACCTCACAAATGTGGGGAATGTGGCAAGACCTTTACTAGGCATTCACATCttactcaacatcacagaattcatactgGCGAGAAACCTCACAAATGTGAGGAATGTGGCAAAACCTTTGCTAGGCATTCACATCttactcaacatcacagaattcatactggtgagaaacctcACAAATGTGGGGAATGTGGCAAGACCTTTACTAGGCATTCATATCttactcaacatcacagaattcatactgGCGAGAAACCTCACAAATGTGGGGAATGTGGCAAAACCTTTACTAGGCATTCATATCTTACCCAACATCATAGAATTCATACTAaagagaaaccttacaaatgtaaagaatgtgggaaggTCTTTAGCCACCACTCAAGCCTTAGTCATcatcacagaattcatactggagagaa ctgtaaatgtaaaaaatgtggCAAGGCCTTTAACCAGCACTCAAGTCTTACTTAACATCatagaattcatactggagagaaaccttactaATAAAAAGAATGTGGTCAAGCCTTTACCCAGCACTCACACCTTACTAGTCATCACAGAATTCACACTAGAGAAAAACCTtaa